From Cannabis sativa cultivar Pink pepper isolate KNU-18-1 chromosome 8, ASM2916894v1, whole genome shotgun sequence, a single genomic window includes:
- the LOC115700812 gene encoding uncharacterized protein LOC115700812 isoform X3 has protein sequence MKTKSHGGKSRPLSTPSCHSPRLPVLTPARFRALPILLNQENGDEKLESTPVIFFCEGDNDDDRGVNSESSPQTVKNGGGMSMMTPQFTGSWSEDSMELDSLEEGETCFRCKGRDKRVRVCSEIGCLIAVHDECMGCEPTFDDLGLFYCPYCKYRRAKAVAVETRKRVMAAKKALLNFLEGRVVGEDKEKEKENECSDTVDRNACDTLPSASNGIHCNNENVPFPNDLEVQSQAVDEKEMDDAQVGCHDQDKLVIEKEIQPSTFVANGADNVGCGEGTAARIDKLQGSSAKDLSNNDGEDGKEEDSGPMDDSKDERIVEENEEREILDTSEIAGEVIIDDADIEKRATKKLLREAKIVEEDEEQILTESSDGIDKSETESRVNRHRRFKQRAGKTVCSENVTLPKRSSPRLWKSVARHKSTTKKNALLFNEKNTTSEKSQQALKLVPTMEFSRKRTRLHWTVEEEEMLRV, from the exons ATGAAAACCAAGAGCCATGGAGGTAAGAGTCGGCCATTGTCGACGCCGTCTTGTCATTCTCCCAGGCTTCCCGTTCTTACGCCTGCTAGGTTTAGGGCTCTCCCTATTCTCCTCAATCAG GAAAATGGTGATGAAAAATTAGAAAGCACACCCGTAATTTTCTTTTGCGAGGGTGATAATGACGATGATAGGGGTGTGAATTCTGAATCGAGTCCTCAAACAGTTAAGAATGGTGGTGGTATGAGTATGATGACCCCGCAATTTACCGGTAGTTGGAGTGAAGATTCCATGGAATTGGATAGCTTGGAGGAAGGGGAAACTTGTTTTAGATGTAAAGGTAGAGATAAACGTGTGAGGGTTTGTAGTGAAATAGGCTGCTTGATTGCTGTTCATGATGAGTGTATGGGGTGTGAACCTACTTTTGATGATTTGGGATTGTTCTACTGCCCTTATTGTAAGTACCGGCGTGCAAAGGCGGTGGCTGTTGAGACGAGAAAAAGAGTTATGGCAGCAAAGAAAGCATTGTTGAATTTTCTTGAAGGGAGAGTAGTTGGTGAAGATAAAGAGAAGGAGAAGGAAAATGAGTGTAGTGACACAGTTGATAGGAATGCATGTGATACATTACCTAGTGCTAGCAATGGTATTCACTGCAATAATGAGAATGTTCCATTTCCGAATGATCTTGAAGTCCAGAGTCAGGCTGTGGATGAAAAGGAAATGGATGATGCACAAGTAGGTTGCCATGATCAGGATAAGTTAGTGATTGAAAAAGAGATTCAGCCCAGCACATTTGTAGCCAATGGTGCTGATAATGTAGGTTGTGGGGAAGGGACAGCAGCGAGGATTGACAAACTTCAAGGTTCTAGTGCCAAAGATCTATCAAATAATGATGGAGAAGATGGGAAAGAGGAGGATTCAGGACCAATGGATGATAGTAAGGATGAGAGAATTGTTGAAGAAAATGAGGAAAGAGAGATTTTGGATACTTCTGAAATTGCAGGAGAGGTAATTATTGATGATGCTGATATTGAGAAAAGAGCCACCAAAAAATTATTGAGGGAGGCTAAAATTGTAGAGGAGGATGAAGAGCAAATACTAACAGAATCATCAGATGGGATTGACAAATCTGAAACTGAATCTCGTGTGAACCGTCACAGGCGTTTCAAACAAAGAGCTGGAAAAACAGTATGCTCTGAGAATGTTACTCTACCCAAGAGATCTTCCCCTAGGCTATGGAAATCAGTTGCACGCCATAAAAGCACCACAAAGAAAAATGCTTTGCTTTTTAATGAGAAAAATACTACCTCCGAAAAGTCCCAACAAGCACTAAAACTGGT CCCAACTATGGAATTCTCCAGAAAGCGGACAAGATTACACTGGACAGTGGAAGAGGAAGAAATGCTAAGGGTATAA
- the LOC115699566 gene encoding glucose-1-phosphate adenylyltransferase small subunit 2, chloroplastic, which translates to MASMAAVGAPRFPSSSTSLSHSSSNGSNLSPRTSPRTLSFAFSHLSGDKISSIATPSRTRAASSSNRAPRIVSPKAVSDSQNSQTCLDPDASRSVLGIILGGGAGTRLYPLTKKRAKPAVPLGANYRLIDIPVSNCLNSNVSKIYVLTQFNSASLNRHLSRAYASNMGGYKNEGFVEVLAAQQSPENPNWFQGTADAVRQYLWLFEEHNVLEFLVLAGDHLYRMDYEKFIQAHRETDADITVAALPMDEERATAFGLMKIDDEGRIVEFAEKPKGEQLKAMKVDTTILGLDDKRAKEMPYIASMGIYVVSKDVMINLLRDQFPGANDFGSEVIPGATSMGLRVQAYLYDGYWEDIGTIEAFYNANLGITKKPVPDFSFYDRSSPIYTQPRYLPPSKMLDADVTDSVIGEGCVIKNCKIHHSVVGLRSCISEGAIIEDTLLMGADYYETDADRRFLAAKGSVPIGIGKNSHIRRAIIDKNARIGDDVKILNTDNVQEAARETDGYFIKSGIVTVIKDALIPSGTVI; encoded by the exons ATGGCGTCCATGGCAGCCGTTGGAGCACCCAgatttccttcttcttcaactTCTTTATCTCATTCTTCATCGAATGGTTCCAATCTCAGTCCCAGAACCAGTCCTCGAACGCTCTCTTTCGCTTTTTCTCATCTCTCCGGCGATAAGATTTCATCAATTGCCACTCCCAGCCGCACAAGAGCTGCTTCTTCCTCCAATAGAGCGCCCAGGATCGTTTCTCCCAAGGCCGTTTCGGATTCTCAGAATTCGCAGACATGTCTAGATCCCGATGCCAGTCGA AGTGTTTTAGGCATTATTCTAGGTGGCGGAGCTGGGACTCGTCTCTACCCGTTGACGAAGAAGCGTGCGAAGCCCGCGGTACCTCTTGGAGCGAACTACAGGTTGATTGATATTCCTGTGAGCAATTGCCTGAACAGCAACGTTTCGAAGATCTACGTTCTCACCCAATTCAATTCCGCTTCACTCAATCGTCATCTCTCTCGCGCTTACGCGAGTAACATGGGAGGTTACAAAAACGAAGGCTTTGTTGAAGTTCTTGCGGCTCAGCAGAGCCCGGAGAACCCCAACTGGTTCCAG GGAACGGCTGATGCGGTGAGGCAGTACTTGTGGCTCTTTGAGGAACATAATGTCTTGGAGTTTTTGGTTCTTGCTGGAGACCATTTGTATAGAATGGACTATGAGAAGTTTATTCAGGCACACAGAGAGACTGATGCAGATATCACTGTGGCTGCGCTGCCAATGGATGAAGAACGTGCCACTGCTTTTGGTCTGATGAAGATCGATGATGAAGGACGGATTGTTGAGTTTGCTGAGAAACCCAAAGGGGAGCAACTCAAAGCTATGAAG GTTGATACTACCATTTTGGGTCTTGATGATAAGAGAGCCAAGGAGATGCCTTACATTGCTAGTATGGGTATATACGTTGTGAGCAAAGATGTGATGATAAATCTTTTAAGGGATCAATTTCCCGGAGCGAATGATTTTGGTAGTGAAGTTATTCCAGGTGCAACATCCATGGGTTTGAGG GTACAAGCGTACCTGTATGATGGCTACTGGGAAGACATTGGTACAATTGAAGCTTTCTATAATGCGAACTTGGGTATAACCAAAAAACCTGTTCCAGACTTCAG TTTCTATGATCGGTCATCTCCAATCTACACCCAACCCCGGTATTTACCTCCATCCAAAATGCTTGATGCTGATGTCACGGACAGTGTTATTGGCGAGGGTTGTGTGATAAAG AACTGTAAAATTCATCATTCTGTTGTTGGGCTCCGATCTTGCATATCAGAAGGTGCAATCATTGAAGATACTTTATTGATGGGAGCAGACTACTATGAG ACGGATGCTGACAGAAGGTTTCTGGCTGCAAAAGGTAGCGTTCCAATCGGTATTGGGAAGAACTCTCACATCAGAAGAGCTATAATTGACAAGAATGCTCGTATTGGTGACGATGTGAAG ATCCTTAATACTGACAATGTTCAAGAAGCGGCTAGAGAAACTGATGGGTATTTCATAAAGAGCGGAATTGTGACAGTAATCAAGGATGCCTTGATTCCTAGTGGAACAGTAATCTAA
- the LOC115700812 gene encoding uncharacterized protein LOC115700812 isoform X1, protein MKTKSHGGKSRPLSTPSCHSPRLPVLTPARFRALPILLNQENGDEKLESTPVIFFCEGDNDDDRGVNSESSPQTVKNGGGMSMMTPQFTGSWSEDSMELDSLEEGETCFRCKGRDKRVRVCSEIGCLIAVHDECMGCEPTFDDLGLFYCPYCKYRRAKAVAVETRKRVMAAKKALLNFLEGRVVGEDKEKEKENECSDTVDRNACDTLPSASNGIHCNNENVPFPNDLEVQSQAVDEKEMDDAQVGCHDQDKLVIEKEIQPSTFVANGADNVGCGEGTAARIDKLQGSSAKDLSNNDGEDGKEEDSGPMDDSKDERIVEENEEREILDTSEIAGEVIIDDADIEKRATKKLLREAKIVEEDEEQILTESSDGIDKSETESRVNRHRRFKQRAGKTVCSENVTLPKRSSPRLWKSVARHKSTTKKNALLFNEKNTTSEKSQQALKLVPTMEFSRKRTRLHWTVEEEEMLRDGVHKFSMMTNIVLPWKKILEYGRLVFDPSRTPVDLKDKWRNLMAKETAPINKN, encoded by the exons ATGAAAACCAAGAGCCATGGAGGTAAGAGTCGGCCATTGTCGACGCCGTCTTGTCATTCTCCCAGGCTTCCCGTTCTTACGCCTGCTAGGTTTAGGGCTCTCCCTATTCTCCTCAATCAG GAAAATGGTGATGAAAAATTAGAAAGCACACCCGTAATTTTCTTTTGCGAGGGTGATAATGACGATGATAGGGGTGTGAATTCTGAATCGAGTCCTCAAACAGTTAAGAATGGTGGTGGTATGAGTATGATGACCCCGCAATTTACCGGTAGTTGGAGTGAAGATTCCATGGAATTGGATAGCTTGGAGGAAGGGGAAACTTGTTTTAGATGTAAAGGTAGAGATAAACGTGTGAGGGTTTGTAGTGAAATAGGCTGCTTGATTGCTGTTCATGATGAGTGTATGGGGTGTGAACCTACTTTTGATGATTTGGGATTGTTCTACTGCCCTTATTGTAAGTACCGGCGTGCAAAGGCGGTGGCTGTTGAGACGAGAAAAAGAGTTATGGCAGCAAAGAAAGCATTGTTGAATTTTCTTGAAGGGAGAGTAGTTGGTGAAGATAAAGAGAAGGAGAAGGAAAATGAGTGTAGTGACACAGTTGATAGGAATGCATGTGATACATTACCTAGTGCTAGCAATGGTATTCACTGCAATAATGAGAATGTTCCATTTCCGAATGATCTTGAAGTCCAGAGTCAGGCTGTGGATGAAAAGGAAATGGATGATGCACAAGTAGGTTGCCATGATCAGGATAAGTTAGTGATTGAAAAAGAGATTCAGCCCAGCACATTTGTAGCCAATGGTGCTGATAATGTAGGTTGTGGGGAAGGGACAGCAGCGAGGATTGACAAACTTCAAGGTTCTAGTGCCAAAGATCTATCAAATAATGATGGAGAAGATGGGAAAGAGGAGGATTCAGGACCAATGGATGATAGTAAGGATGAGAGAATTGTTGAAGAAAATGAGGAAAGAGAGATTTTGGATACTTCTGAAATTGCAGGAGAGGTAATTATTGATGATGCTGATATTGAGAAAAGAGCCACCAAAAAATTATTGAGGGAGGCTAAAATTGTAGAGGAGGATGAAGAGCAAATACTAACAGAATCATCAGATGGGATTGACAAATCTGAAACTGAATCTCGTGTGAACCGTCACAGGCGTTTCAAACAAAGAGCTGGAAAAACAGTATGCTCTGAGAATGTTACTCTACCCAAGAGATCTTCCCCTAGGCTATGGAAATCAGTTGCACGCCATAAAAGCACCACAAAGAAAAATGCTTTGCTTTTTAATGAGAAAAATACTACCTCCGAAAAGTCCCAACAAGCACTAAAACTGGT CCCAACTATGGAATTCTCCAGAAAGCGGACAAGATTACACTGGACAGTGGAAGAGGAAGAAATGCTAAGG GATGGTGTTCACAAATTTTCAATGATGACAAACATTGTTCTGCCATGGAAGAAAATTTTGGAGTACGGACGTCTTGTATTTGATCCCAGTCGCACTCCAGTTGATCTCAAGGACAAGTGGAGAAACTTAATGGCCAAAGAGACTGCGCCAATTAACAAAAATTGA
- the LOC115700812 gene encoding uncharacterized protein LOC115700812 isoform X2 produces the protein MKTKSHGGKSRPLSTPSCHSPRLPVLTPARFRALPILLNQENGDEKLESTPVIFFCEGDNDDDRGVNSESSPQTVKNGGGMSMMTPQFTGSWSEDSMELDSLEEGETCFRCKGRDKRVRVCSEIGCLIAVHDECMGCEPTFDDLGLFYCPYCKYRRAKAVAVETRKRVMAAKKALLNFLEGRVVGEDKEKEKENECSDTVDRNACDTLPSASNGIHCNNENVPFPNDLEVQSQAVDEKEMDDAQVGCHDQDKLVIEKEIQPSTFVANGADNVGCGEGTAARIDKLQGSSAKDLSNNDGEDGKEEDSGPMDDSKDERIVEENEEREILDTSEIAGEVIIDDADIEKRATKKLLREAKIVEEDEEQILTESSDGIDKSETESRVNRHRRFKQRAGKTVCSENVTLPKRSSPRLWKSVARHKSTTKKNALLFNEKNTTSEKSQQALKLVPTMEFSRKRTRLHWTVEEEEMLRTRVVYS, from the exons ATGAAAACCAAGAGCCATGGAGGTAAGAGTCGGCCATTGTCGACGCCGTCTTGTCATTCTCCCAGGCTTCCCGTTCTTACGCCTGCTAGGTTTAGGGCTCTCCCTATTCTCCTCAATCAG GAAAATGGTGATGAAAAATTAGAAAGCACACCCGTAATTTTCTTTTGCGAGGGTGATAATGACGATGATAGGGGTGTGAATTCTGAATCGAGTCCTCAAACAGTTAAGAATGGTGGTGGTATGAGTATGATGACCCCGCAATTTACCGGTAGTTGGAGTGAAGATTCCATGGAATTGGATAGCTTGGAGGAAGGGGAAACTTGTTTTAGATGTAAAGGTAGAGATAAACGTGTGAGGGTTTGTAGTGAAATAGGCTGCTTGATTGCTGTTCATGATGAGTGTATGGGGTGTGAACCTACTTTTGATGATTTGGGATTGTTCTACTGCCCTTATTGTAAGTACCGGCGTGCAAAGGCGGTGGCTGTTGAGACGAGAAAAAGAGTTATGGCAGCAAAGAAAGCATTGTTGAATTTTCTTGAAGGGAGAGTAGTTGGTGAAGATAAAGAGAAGGAGAAGGAAAATGAGTGTAGTGACACAGTTGATAGGAATGCATGTGATACATTACCTAGTGCTAGCAATGGTATTCACTGCAATAATGAGAATGTTCCATTTCCGAATGATCTTGAAGTCCAGAGTCAGGCTGTGGATGAAAAGGAAATGGATGATGCACAAGTAGGTTGCCATGATCAGGATAAGTTAGTGATTGAAAAAGAGATTCAGCCCAGCACATTTGTAGCCAATGGTGCTGATAATGTAGGTTGTGGGGAAGGGACAGCAGCGAGGATTGACAAACTTCAAGGTTCTAGTGCCAAAGATCTATCAAATAATGATGGAGAAGATGGGAAAGAGGAGGATTCAGGACCAATGGATGATAGTAAGGATGAGAGAATTGTTGAAGAAAATGAGGAAAGAGAGATTTTGGATACTTCTGAAATTGCAGGAGAGGTAATTATTGATGATGCTGATATTGAGAAAAGAGCCACCAAAAAATTATTGAGGGAGGCTAAAATTGTAGAGGAGGATGAAGAGCAAATACTAACAGAATCATCAGATGGGATTGACAAATCTGAAACTGAATCTCGTGTGAACCGTCACAGGCGTTTCAAACAAAGAGCTGGAAAAACAGTATGCTCTGAGAATGTTACTCTACCCAAGAGATCTTCCCCTAGGCTATGGAAATCAGTTGCACGCCATAAAAGCACCACAAAGAAAAATGCTTTGCTTTTTAATGAGAAAAATACTACCTCCGAAAAGTCCCAACAAGCACTAAAACTGGT CCCAACTATGGAATTCTCCAGAAAGCGGACAAGATTACACTGGACAGTGGAAGAGGAAGAAATGCTAAGG ACTAGGGTCGTTTATTCATAG
- the LOC115700812 gene encoding uncharacterized protein LOC115700812 isoform X5, giving the protein MKTKSHGGKSRPLSTPSCHSPRLPVLTPARFRALPILLNQENGDEKLESTPVIFFCEGDNDDDRGVNSESSPQTVKNGGGMSMMTPQFTGSWSEDSMELDSLEEGETCFRCKGRDKRVRVCSEIGCLIAVHDECMGCEPTFDDLGLFYCPYCKYRRAKAVAVETRKRVMAAKKALLNFLEGRVVGEDKEKEKENECSDTVDRNACDTLPSASNGIHCNNENVPFPNDLEVQSQAVDEKEMDDAQVGCHDQDKLVIEKEIQPSTFVANGADNVGCGEGTAARIDKLQGSSAKDLSNNDGEDGKEEDSGPMDDSKDERIVEENEEREILDTSEIAGEVIIDDADIEKRATKKLLREAKIVEEDEEQILTESSDGIDKSETESRVNRHRRFKQRAGKTVCSENVTLPKRSSPRLWKSVARHKSTTKKNALLFNEKNTTSEKSQQALKLV; this is encoded by the exons ATGAAAACCAAGAGCCATGGAGGTAAGAGTCGGCCATTGTCGACGCCGTCTTGTCATTCTCCCAGGCTTCCCGTTCTTACGCCTGCTAGGTTTAGGGCTCTCCCTATTCTCCTCAATCAG GAAAATGGTGATGAAAAATTAGAAAGCACACCCGTAATTTTCTTTTGCGAGGGTGATAATGACGATGATAGGGGTGTGAATTCTGAATCGAGTCCTCAAACAGTTAAGAATGGTGGTGGTATGAGTATGATGACCCCGCAATTTACCGGTAGTTGGAGTGAAGATTCCATGGAATTGGATAGCTTGGAGGAAGGGGAAACTTGTTTTAGATGTAAAGGTAGAGATAAACGTGTGAGGGTTTGTAGTGAAATAGGCTGCTTGATTGCTGTTCATGATGAGTGTATGGGGTGTGAACCTACTTTTGATGATTTGGGATTGTTCTACTGCCCTTATTGTAAGTACCGGCGTGCAAAGGCGGTGGCTGTTGAGACGAGAAAAAGAGTTATGGCAGCAAAGAAAGCATTGTTGAATTTTCTTGAAGGGAGAGTAGTTGGTGAAGATAAAGAGAAGGAGAAGGAAAATGAGTGTAGTGACACAGTTGATAGGAATGCATGTGATACATTACCTAGTGCTAGCAATGGTATTCACTGCAATAATGAGAATGTTCCATTTCCGAATGATCTTGAAGTCCAGAGTCAGGCTGTGGATGAAAAGGAAATGGATGATGCACAAGTAGGTTGCCATGATCAGGATAAGTTAGTGATTGAAAAAGAGATTCAGCCCAGCACATTTGTAGCCAATGGTGCTGATAATGTAGGTTGTGGGGAAGGGACAGCAGCGAGGATTGACAAACTTCAAGGTTCTAGTGCCAAAGATCTATCAAATAATGATGGAGAAGATGGGAAAGAGGAGGATTCAGGACCAATGGATGATAGTAAGGATGAGAGAATTGTTGAAGAAAATGAGGAAAGAGAGATTTTGGATACTTCTGAAATTGCAGGAGAGGTAATTATTGATGATGCTGATATTGAGAAAAGAGCCACCAAAAAATTATTGAGGGAGGCTAAAATTGTAGAGGAGGATGAAGAGCAAATACTAACAGAATCATCAGATGGGATTGACAAATCTGAAACTGAATCTCGTGTGAACCGTCACAGGCGTTTCAAACAAAGAGCTGGAAAAACAGTATGCTCTGAGAATGTTACTCTACCCAAGAGATCTTCCCCTAGGCTATGGAAATCAGTTGCACGCCATAAAAGCACCACAAAGAAAAATGCTTTGCTTTTTAATGAGAAAAATACTACCTCCGAAAAGTCCCAACAAGCACTAAAACTGGTGTAG
- the LOC133030567 gene encoding uncharacterized protein LOC133030567: protein MGGEESAEHLFLSCNFGFHLWRSSPWGIYHVTGSGIRVWDWVKFLWGLDSKGLNVEEVFIYASVVVDTIWRARNDKIHNNSSPNLDNCIDSTLCAFANLKDTLLPDVVPVLREGWRHPPQHWLKLNCDVRVGLGSSCIAEVARNHLGEVVWVHSARLDCADALCGEAASVFLALETTKLNDHKFVIVESDSRVVINSLNRVSSCWEIENYSNRCLELSGFFDGCLFSCIPRSCNFIAHNVAKWAFTHNQFGCLPISYIPRNLLCNDHEV from the coding sequence ATGGGGGGAGAGGAATCTGCAGAGCATTTGTTCCTTTCGTGTAACTTTGGATTTCACCTTTGGAGATCGTCGCCCTGGGGGATTTATCATGTTACTGGTTCTGGTATTCGTGTCTGGGATTGGGTCAAGTTCTTGTGGGGGCTCGATTCTAAAGGCTTAAATGTGGAGGAAGTCTTTATTTATGCGTCAGTTGTGGTGGATACTATATGGCGTGCCAGGAATGATAAGATCCACAATAACAGCTCTCCTAACTTAGACAATTGTATTGACTCTACCCTTTGTGCTTTtgctaatttgaaagatacttTGTTACCCGATGTGGTCCCGGTCCTGAGGGAAGGTTGGCGCCATCCTCCCCAACATTGGCTGAAGCTGAACTGTGATGTAAGAGTTGGGTTGGGTAGTTCCTGTATTGCTGAGGTTGCTAGAAACCATTTGGGTGAGGTGGTCTGGGTCCATTCAGCTAGATTGGACTGCGCAGATGCTCTTTGTGGTGAGGCGGCATCTGTTTTCTTAGCCCTGGAAACCACAAAGCTCAACGATCACAAGTTTGTCATCGTGGAGAGTGACTCTAGAGTCGTGATCAACTCTCTCAACCGCGTTTCGTCTTGTTGGGAGATTGAGAACTACTCAAATCGTTGTTTAGAGCTCTCTGGATTTTTTGATGGTTGCTTGTTTTCGTGTATTCCTAGATCTTGTAATTTTAttgcccataatgtggctaagtgGGCCTTCACCCACAATCAGTTTGGTTGCTTACCTATTTCTTACATTCCGAGAAACTTATTGTGTAATGACCACGAGGTCTag
- the LOC115700812 gene encoding uncharacterized protein LOC115700812 isoform X4, whose amino-acid sequence MKTKSHGGKSRPLSTPSCHSPRLPVLTPARFRALPILLNQENGDEKLESTPVIFFCEGDNDDDRGVNSESSPQTVKNGGGMSMMTPQFTGSWSEDSMELDSLEEGETCFRCKGRDKRVRVCSEIGCLIAVHDECMGCEPTFDDLGLFYCPYCKYRRAKAVAVETRKRVMAAKKALLNFLEGRVVGEDKEKEKENECSDTVDRNACDTLPSASNGIHCNNENVPFPNDLEVQSQAVDEKEMDDAQVGCHDQDKLVIEKEIQPSTFVANGADNVGCGEGTAARIDKLQGSSAKDLSNNDGEDGKEEDSGPMDDSKDERIVEENEEREILDTSEIAGEVIIDDADIEKRATKKLLREAKIVEEDEEQILTESSDGIDKSETESRVNRHRRFKQRAGKTVCSENVTLPKRSSPRLWKSVARHKSTTKKNALLFNEKNTTSEKSQQALKLVVYFSVG is encoded by the exons ATGAAAACCAAGAGCCATGGAGGTAAGAGTCGGCCATTGTCGACGCCGTCTTGTCATTCTCCCAGGCTTCCCGTTCTTACGCCTGCTAGGTTTAGGGCTCTCCCTATTCTCCTCAATCAG GAAAATGGTGATGAAAAATTAGAAAGCACACCCGTAATTTTCTTTTGCGAGGGTGATAATGACGATGATAGGGGTGTGAATTCTGAATCGAGTCCTCAAACAGTTAAGAATGGTGGTGGTATGAGTATGATGACCCCGCAATTTACCGGTAGTTGGAGTGAAGATTCCATGGAATTGGATAGCTTGGAGGAAGGGGAAACTTGTTTTAGATGTAAAGGTAGAGATAAACGTGTGAGGGTTTGTAGTGAAATAGGCTGCTTGATTGCTGTTCATGATGAGTGTATGGGGTGTGAACCTACTTTTGATGATTTGGGATTGTTCTACTGCCCTTATTGTAAGTACCGGCGTGCAAAGGCGGTGGCTGTTGAGACGAGAAAAAGAGTTATGGCAGCAAAGAAAGCATTGTTGAATTTTCTTGAAGGGAGAGTAGTTGGTGAAGATAAAGAGAAGGAGAAGGAAAATGAGTGTAGTGACACAGTTGATAGGAATGCATGTGATACATTACCTAGTGCTAGCAATGGTATTCACTGCAATAATGAGAATGTTCCATTTCCGAATGATCTTGAAGTCCAGAGTCAGGCTGTGGATGAAAAGGAAATGGATGATGCACAAGTAGGTTGCCATGATCAGGATAAGTTAGTGATTGAAAAAGAGATTCAGCCCAGCACATTTGTAGCCAATGGTGCTGATAATGTAGGTTGTGGGGAAGGGACAGCAGCGAGGATTGACAAACTTCAAGGTTCTAGTGCCAAAGATCTATCAAATAATGATGGAGAAGATGGGAAAGAGGAGGATTCAGGACCAATGGATGATAGTAAGGATGAGAGAATTGTTGAAGAAAATGAGGAAAGAGAGATTTTGGATACTTCTGAAATTGCAGGAGAGGTAATTATTGATGATGCTGATATTGAGAAAAGAGCCACCAAAAAATTATTGAGGGAGGCTAAAATTGTAGAGGAGGATGAAGAGCAAATACTAACAGAATCATCAGATGGGATTGACAAATCTGAAACTGAATCTCGTGTGAACCGTCACAGGCGTTTCAAACAAAGAGCTGGAAAAACAGTATGCTCTGAGAATGTTACTCTACCCAAGAGATCTTCCCCTAGGCTATGGAAATCAGTTGCACGCCATAAAAGCACCACAAAGAAAAATGCTTTGCTTTTTAATGAGAAAAATACTACCTCCGAAAAGTCCCAACAAGCACTAAAACTGGT tgtGTATTTTTCAGTAGGTTGA